A DNA window from Candidatus Saccharibacteria bacterium oral taxon 955 contains the following coding sequences:
- the serS gene encoding serine--tRNA ligase, whose protein sequence is MLDIRFIRENADAVQRASEQKGYRVSISDLLELDDSRRDLQKRVDELRQRRNEVASRMKGGKPEQDLVDRGKAIKAELGQLESQLDMVNGRYMALLKQVPNMPHADVPVGLSEDENVEVKVVGNIPKFDFAPKNHYEIAEAKGWLDKERAAKVAGARFAYIMGDLVLLQQAIIQFVMNSLTSEATMKEIITGAGLEVDPRPFTPVLPPLMIRTEPYDQMDRLQPSDDRYKIEGEDLWLQGSAEHVLGSMHAGEIFDAKQLPLRYLGFATSFRKEAGTYGKDMEGLIRMHQFDKLEMESFTEAKDSYSEHLLFIAIQEWLLTQLKLPYHVLMKCTADIGKPNARGVDMEVWLPGQGKYRETHTADYMTDYQARRLQTRVRNADGVSLVHTNDATAFALGRCMVAIIENYQTAEGNVVVPEVLRPYLGGLEEL, encoded by the coding sequence ATGCTAGATATTCGTTTTATTAGAGAAAATGCCGATGCCGTACAGCGTGCATCTGAACAAAAGGGCTACCGGGTGTCGATAAGCGACCTCTTGGAGCTAGATGATAGCCGTCGCGACTTACAAAAACGGGTTGATGAGTTACGTCAGCGACGCAACGAAGTAGCTTCTCGTATGAAGGGGGGTAAGCCTGAACAGGACCTAGTCGATAGAGGTAAAGCGATCAAGGCCGAGCTTGGTCAGCTTGAGAGTCAGCTTGATATGGTCAATGGACGCTACATGGCGTTATTGAAGCAGGTGCCTAATATGCCTCATGCTGACGTGCCAGTTGGTCTCAGTGAGGACGAGAATGTTGAAGTTAAGGTCGTCGGCAATATCCCTAAGTTTGATTTTGCGCCGAAAAATCACTATGAGATTGCCGAGGCAAAGGGTTGGCTCGACAAAGAGCGCGCCGCCAAGGTTGCTGGCGCTCGCTTTGCCTATATCATGGGTGATCTGGTGCTGTTGCAACAGGCGATTATCCAGTTTGTGATGAACTCCCTCACGAGCGAGGCGACGATGAAAGAAATTATTACGGGGGCTGGTCTCGAGGTTGATCCTCGGCCATTTACTCCCGTTTTGCCGCCGCTGATGATCCGGACTGAGCCGTATGATCAGATGGATCGTCTCCAGCCAAGTGACGATCGCTACAAGATTGAGGGCGAGGACTTGTGGCTGCAGGGGAGTGCTGAGCATGTGCTCGGCAGTATGCATGCGGGTGAGATTTTTGATGCCAAGCAATTACCGCTTCGATACTTGGGCTTTGCGACTAGTTTCCGCAAAGAAGCGGGGACGTACGGCAAAGATATGGAGGGGCTGATTCGGATGCACCAGTTCGATAAGCTCGAGATGGAGAGTTTCACTGAGGCGAAGGATAGCTATAGCGAGCATCTCCTATTTATTGCCATTCAAGAGTGGCTTTTGACTCAGCTCAAGCTACCGTACCATGTCCTGATGAAATGTACGGCTGATATTGGTAAGCCAAATGCGCGCGGCGTTGACATGGAAGTCTGGCTACCAGGTCAGGGCAAGTACCGCGAGACGCATACCGCTGATTACATGACGGATTATCAGGCGCGCCGTTTGCAGACCCGTGTACGAAACGCAGACGGTGTTTCACTTGTTCACACAAACGATGCGACGGCGTTTGCGCTAGGTCGCTGCATGGTGGCAATTATCGAAAATTACCAGACTGCGGAGGGTAATGTCGTGGTGCCAGAGGTTTTGCGTCCATATCTAGGTGGTCTCGAGGAGCTGTAA
- a CDS encoding quinone-dependent dihydroorotate dehydrogenase: MIKRTVRGATKHAYKRIAKPLLFKQHPDGVHRRLVKVAKITQKTPGIRRLPKLWAYQSPLLEQDLLGIHFKNPVGLSAGFDKNIELAPTIKSVGFGFMTGGSITAENCIGNPKPWFHRLPHSKSLVVHAGLPNSGVDAVAQIIQGYPAGLFDTMPLAVSVAKTNSRQTVDDETAIADYCHSLTVLEAQGKVAWYEVNISCPNTYGGEPFTSPDRLDRLLSAIDRLHLSRPVMLKMPINKAWSEFRELLEVIVKHDVQGVAIGNLLHERNGVDKRDKLDSKIPGNLSGKPTRKVSTELIKYTYAEYGDRLVIIGIGGIFSAYDAYTKIRAGASLVALITGMIFEGPQLIGEINAGLEKYLKRDGFSSVCEAIGADHKKRV, translated from the coding sequence ATGATCAAGCGTACGGTGAGGGGCGCAACAAAGCATGCGTATAAGCGGATTGCAAAACCCTTGCTTTTTAAGCAGCATCCAGATGGTGTTCACCGTCGACTTGTAAAGGTGGCAAAAATAACTCAAAAAACCCCAGGTATTAGGCGGTTACCAAAACTCTGGGCGTATCAATCACCACTACTAGAGCAAGACCTGTTGGGCATTCATTTTAAGAATCCTGTAGGCTTATCAGCTGGTTTTGATAAAAATATTGAGCTTGCGCCAACGATTAAAAGTGTTGGATTTGGGTTTATGACCGGGGGGTCTATTACTGCTGAGAACTGTATAGGGAATCCCAAGCCATGGTTTCATAGATTGCCTCATAGTAAGTCACTAGTAGTCCACGCGGGATTACCAAATAGCGGTGTTGATGCGGTGGCGCAAATTATCCAAGGATATCCGGCGGGGCTATTTGATACTATGCCACTTGCGGTGTCCGTGGCAAAGACCAACTCCAGGCAGACAGTAGATGATGAGACAGCGATTGCAGATTATTGCCATAGCCTGACCGTACTTGAGGCGCAGGGCAAAGTTGCTTGGTATGAAGTAAATATTAGCTGTCCAAATACGTACGGTGGTGAGCCGTTTACGTCACCAGATAGGCTTGATCGGTTACTGTCGGCAATCGATAGGCTACATTTATCGCGACCAGTTATGCTAAAAATGCCGATTAACAAAGCTTGGAGTGAGTTTCGTGAATTGTTAGAGGTGATCGTGAAGCATGATGTTCAGGGTGTTGCGATTGGAAATCTTCTTCACGAGAGGAATGGTGTAGATAAGCGCGATAAACTTGATTCGAAGATTCCAGGCAACTTGAGTGGTAAGCCCACCAGAAAAGTGTCTACAGAACTGATTAAGTACACATACGCCGAGTATGGTGACCGGTTGGTGATTATAGGCATAGGGGGTATTTTTAGCGCGTATGATGCATACACCAAGATTCGTGCTGGCGCTAGTCTAGTGGCATTGATTACCGGAATGATATTTGAAGGACCGCAGTTGATTGGTGAGATAAACGCTGGGCTTGAAAAATATCTCAAGCGAGATGGGTTTAGCAGTGTTTGCGAAGCGATAGGTGCAGATCATAAAAAGCGTGTATAA
- the secA gene encoding preprotein translocase subunit SecA, translating into MVNQQQALTKIFGDPQKRILKRLGKKVDEINKLGPKYKKMTKKELAEQTEVLKKRLKKKGVTLDTILPDAFAVVREMADRVIGERHYDVQLIGSMVLHEGNVAELKTGEGKTLMSTLAAYLNALEGKGVHIVTVNDYLAQRDAGWMGQIYEALGVSTGVIINDASYVYDGSYDNELHTDVRMKKLRPCTRKEAYQADITYGTNNEFGFDYLRDNMVNELDLVRQRDLNFAIVDEVDSILIDEARTPLIISAPAAENPDAYYQFAKVAAQLVPEDYILDEKRKSVALTDEGVEKVQKMLGIKNLYTPEYVRSVYHMDQALRAQTLFHRDKDYVVTNDGEVIIVDEHTGRLKQGNRYNEGLHQAIEAKEGVPVLQESMTLATISFQNYFRLYRKLSGMTGTAFTEAEEFQQIYSLDVVVVPPNKKIIREDHDDLIYKTEKGKIKAIAEAIKEYHAIGRPVLVGSGSIAKNEMIAAHLDREGIKYEILNAKNNEREALIVEQAGQKGAITLATNIAGRGTDIKLGEGVRELGGLVVIGSERHESRRIDNQLRGRGGRQGDPGDTQFYVSTEDDLMRIFQGERLTVLMDRLGVDEETAIQNKAVSKTLEAAQKRVEGYNFDTRKNVVQYDNVINRHRKVVYTMRRKILEGDNIAPEIQRLINEKVADLTIVPSKNNPKFVDEFEAVIPAEVKDIEAVGAEKKDRTRREMALKLAQKLYKAKEAELGEELIRGVEREVYLQVLDTLWMQHLENMQHLREGIHWRSVGQRDPLVEYRSESQKLFDSLQATLRDEVLRAIYHVHKTDAITREAVDDEHDTELTKLAENAVERGVNEITGGEENRDHDFDKSTRKNKSSASTNQKRNAARKKKKAQRQNRKKSR; encoded by the coding sequence ATGGTTAATCAACAGCAAGCACTCACAAAGATTTTCGGTGATCCGCAAAAGCGTATCTTGAAGCGTCTTGGCAAGAAAGTCGATGAGATAAATAAGCTTGGGCCAAAATACAAGAAGATGACCAAAAAGGAGCTTGCCGAGCAGACGGAAGTTCTCAAGAAGCGACTTAAAAAGAAGGGTGTGACACTCGACACAATTCTGCCTGATGCGTTTGCTGTTGTGCGCGAGATGGCTGATCGTGTTATTGGAGAGAGACATTATGACGTGCAGTTGATTGGGTCAATGGTACTCCATGAGGGTAATGTTGCCGAGCTCAAGACTGGTGAGGGAAAGACTCTTATGTCAACGTTGGCGGCCTATCTGAATGCACTTGAGGGTAAGGGTGTCCATATAGTCACGGTGAACGACTATCTCGCCCAGCGCGACGCTGGCTGGATGGGGCAGATCTATGAAGCGCTAGGTGTGTCAACTGGTGTCATCATCAATGATGCGTCTTATGTATACGACGGTAGTTACGATAACGAGCTGCACACCGATGTCAGGATGAAGAAATTGCGCCCATGTACGCGCAAAGAAGCATATCAGGCCGACATAACATATGGAACAAACAACGAATTTGGCTTTGATTATCTACGTGACAATATGGTGAATGAACTCGATCTCGTGCGTCAGCGTGATCTGAATTTTGCGATTGTCGATGAGGTTGACTCTATCCTGATTGACGAAGCCCGTACGCCTTTGATTATCTCTGCTCCAGCAGCCGAGAATCCAGATGCGTACTACCAGTTTGCGAAAGTCGCTGCACAGCTTGTTCCTGAAGACTATATACTCGATGAAAAGCGCAAGAGTGTTGCTTTGACGGACGAGGGTGTCGAAAAGGTACAGAAAATGCTCGGCATCAAAAACCTTTACACGCCTGAGTATGTTCGCAGTGTTTATCATATGGATCAGGCGCTTCGTGCTCAGACACTGTTTCATCGAGATAAGGACTATGTCGTGACGAACGATGGCGAGGTGATTATCGTTGACGAACATACAGGGCGTCTAAAGCAGGGCAACCGCTATAATGAAGGGCTGCATCAAGCGATTGAGGCCAAAGAGGGCGTACCGGTGTTACAGGAGAGTATGACGCTCGCTACTATTTCGTTCCAGAACTACTTCCGACTCTACAGGAAGCTGTCCGGTATGACGGGTACGGCGTTTACCGAGGCTGAGGAATTCCAGCAAATTTACTCACTCGATGTCGTAGTTGTACCGCCGAATAAAAAAATTATTCGCGAGGATCATGATGACCTGATCTACAAGACCGAAAAAGGTAAAATTAAGGCTATTGCTGAGGCTATCAAGGAGTATCATGCAATCGGTCGTCCAGTATTGGTTGGGTCGGGGTCGATTGCAAAGAATGAGATGATTGCAGCGCACCTTGACCGCGAAGGCATCAAATACGAGATACTTAACGCAAAAAATAATGAACGCGAGGCTCTGATCGTCGAGCAAGCTGGCCAAAAGGGCGCAATTACACTTGCAACCAATATCGCTGGACGTGGTACGGATATTAAGCTTGGTGAAGGTGTTCGCGAGCTCGGTGGATTGGTTGTTATCGGGTCGGAGCGTCACGAGTCGCGTCGTATTGATAATCAGCTTCGTGGTCGTGGTGGTCGTCAGGGCGACCCTGGTGATACGCAGTTTTATGTATCGACTGAGGATGATCTGATGCGCATATTCCAGGGTGAGCGGCTAACTGTATTGATGGATCGTCTTGGTGTTGATGAGGAGACGGCAATTCAAAATAAGGCTGTATCAAAAACGCTTGAGGCGGCACAAAAGCGTGTTGAGGGCTACAACTTCGATACTCGAAAAAATGTCGTGCAGTACGACAATGTGATTAACCGTCACCGAAAGGTTGTCTATACGATGCGCCGAAAGATCTTGGAGGGTGATAATATTGCGCCTGAGATACAGCGATTGATCAATGAGAAGGTGGCTGATCTAACTATTGTTCCGTCAAAGAATAATCCAAAGTTTGTGGATGAGTTTGAGGCGGTTATCCCAGCTGAAGTAAAAGACATAGAAGCCGTTGGTGCCGAGAAGAAAGACCGGACACGTCGAGAAATGGCGCTTAAGCTGGCGCAAAAACTTTATAAAGCAAAAGAGGCTGAGCTTGGCGAGGAGTTGATTCGTGGTGTTGAGCGAGAGGTTTATCTACAGGTGCTAGACACTCTGTGGATGCAGCACCTAGAAAATATGCAACACCTTCGTGAAGGAATTCACTGGCGTAGTGTCGGTCAGCGTGATCCGCTGGTGGAGTATCGTTCTGAGTCACAAAAACTATTTGATAGTTTGCAGGCCACTCTCCGTGATGAGGTTTTAAGAGCGATTTATCACGTCCACAAAACAGACGCGATTACTCGCGAGGCGGTTGATGATGAGCACGATACAGAGCTTACAAAGCTTGCCGAAAATGCAGTTGAAAGAGGTGTCAACGAGATTACCGGTGGTGAAGAGAACCGTGATCACGATTTTGATAAATCTACTCGAAAGAATAAGTCGTCAGCAAGCACTAATCAGAAGCGTAACGCTGCTCGCAAAAAGAAAAAAGCTCAACGCCAAAACCGTAAGAAGAGTCGTTAA
- a CDS encoding collagen-like protein — MKEQVKRYASRRLVVGLFIVLLAVIIFLWWWSWGSRHGGYFKGVKAEQISLRQSNGNIQWQFLGGDWQNLVSIAELRGDKGEKGDAGKDGKNGTDGKSGSVGAAGAKGSPGQPGAKGDPGSRGATGAQGPQGATGAKGDAGAKGDKGEKGDAGGPQGPQGPQGAKGDAGQDGREIELQKTSLYVQWRYAGDATWRNLIALSDLKGDKGDKGDTGPAGPIGPVGPAGQKGEKGQKGDTGPAGPQGLQGLKGDTGPAGPIGPVGPAGQKGEKGQKGDTGPAGPAGPIGPIGPTGPIGPQGQKGEKGEKGPKGDAGAVGPQGAPGVQGEKGPKGDTGPAGPQGLQGLKGDTGPAGPIGPVGPAGQKGEKGQKGDTGPAGPAGPIGPIGPTGPIGPQGQKGEKGEKGPKGDAGAVGPQGAPGVQGEKGPKGDTGPAGPQGLQGLKGDTGPAGPIGPVGPAGQKGEKGQKGDTGPAGPQGLQGLKGDTGPVGPAGQKGEKGQKGDTGPAGPAGPIGPIGPTGPIGPQGQKGEKGEKGPKGDAGANAVLNVTNSSQACSPSLSVTGSGTSSVGLTFSGALLPSGGQNGQILMKRSDTDCDFTWGNIPQDTIFSASVGTGAAGSATVAIAPIDTYYAIPLTTVVTNRGGGNWTNNTTYTIPSAGVYMIRSSVRLVDSSPAREFYQVVNDSAQDIPEGAWHNSGTGRRFTMQYSRLSRFTAGTQLRLYVYSESKVGNISAASLSIVKISN; from the coding sequence GATTGGCAGAACTTGGTTTCTATTGCCGAGCTTCGTGGTGATAAGGGCGAGAAAGGTGACGCTGGTAAGGACGGCAAAAACGGCACGGACGGAAAGAGTGGATCGGTTGGGGCTGCTGGCGCTAAGGGTTCTCCAGGTCAGCCAGGTGCGAAGGGTGACCCAGGTTCTCGAGGAGCAACCGGTGCACAAGGCCCACAAGGTGCGACGGGCGCTAAAGGTGATGCTGGCGCTAAAGGTGATAAAGGCGAGAAAGGTGACGCTGGCGGCCCCCAGGGGCCACAAGGGCCGCAAGGAGCGAAGGGCGATGCCGGCCAGGACGGTCGTGAAATTGAGCTTCAGAAAACTTCTCTATATGTTCAGTGGCGGTATGCTGGTGACGCTACCTGGAGAAATCTAATAGCACTTTCAGATCTCAAGGGCGATAAAGGCGATAAAGGTGACACTGGCCCAGCTGGCCCAATTGGCCCAGTTGGCCCTGCCGGCCAAAAAGGTGAGAAAGGCCAAAAGGGTGACACGGGTCCTGCTGGCCCTCAAGGTTTGCAAGGTCTAAAAGGTGACACTGGCCCAGCTGGCCCAATTGGCCCAGTTGGCCCTGCCGGCCAAAAAGGTGAGAAAGGCCAAAAGGGTGACACGGGTCCTGCTGGTCCCGCTGGACCAATTGGTCCCATAGGCCCAACCGGTCCAATTGGACCTCAAGGCCAAAAAGGTGAAAAGGGTGAAAAGGGTCCTAAAGGTGACGCTGGTGCAGTTGGCCCACAGGGCGCTCCAGGCGTACAAGGTGAAAAAGGTCCTAAAGGTGACACGGGTCCTGCTGGCCCTCAAGGTTTGCAAGGTCTAAAAGGTGACACTGGCCCAGCTGGCCCAATTGGCCCAGTTGGCCCTGCCGGCCAAAAAGGTGAGAAAGGCCAAAAGGGTGACACGGGTCCTGCTGGTCCCGCTGGACCAATTGGTCCCATAGGCCCAACCGGTCCAATTGGACCTCAAGGCCAAAAAGGTGAAAAGGGTGAAAAGGGTCCTAAAGGTGACGCTGGTGCAGTTGGCCCACAGGGCGCTCCAGGCGTACAAGGTGAAAAAGGTCCTAAAGGTGACACGGGTCCTGCTGGCCCTCAAGGTTTGCAAGGTCTAAAAGGTGACACTGGCCCAGCTGGCCCAATTGGCCCAGTTGGCCCTGCCGGCCAAAAAGGTGAGAAAGGCCAAAAGGGTGACACGGGTCCTGCTGGCCCTCAAGGTTTGCAAGGTCTAAAAGGTGACACTGGCCCAGTTGGCCCTGCCGGCCAAAAAGGTGAGAAAGGCCAAAAGGGTGACACGGGTCCTGCTGGTCCCGCTGGACCAATTGGTCCCATAGGCCCAACCGGTCCAATTGGACCTCAAGGCCAAAAAGGTGAAAAGGGTGAAAAGGGTCCTAAAGGTGACGCTGGTGCAAATGCGGTCTTAAATGTTACAAATAGTTCTCAGGCATGCTCGCCTTCACTTTCAGTAACAGGCAGTGGAACCTCAAGCGTAGGTTTAACGTTTTCTGGTGCACTCTTACCGTCAGGGGGGCAAAATGGTCAAATACTGATGAAGCGCTCAGATACCGATTGCGACTTTACTTGGGGTAATATTCCTCAGGATACGATATTTTCGGCCAGTGTTGGCACGGGGGCCGCTGGTAGTGCAACTGTGGCTATCGCGCCTATTGACACCTACTATGCAATACCGTTGACAACTGTTGTAACTAATCGAGGTGGTGGTAATTGGACTAATAACACAACCTATACCATCCCTAGCGCTGGAGTGTATATGATTCGCTCAAGTGTTCGCTTGGTAGATAGCTCGCCAGCGCGTGAGTTTTATCAGGTAGTTAACGATTCAGCTCAAGATATTCCAGAAGGGGCGTGGCATAATAGCGGCACAGGCAGGCGATTTACTATGCAATACTCGCGTCTCTCTCGCTTTACGGCCGGTACACAGCTGCGTCTTTATGTCTATTCTGAGTCAAAGGTGGGTAATATATCTGCCGCAAGTTTGAGTATAGTCAAGATATCTAACTAA